Below is a window of Cydia splendana chromosome 3, ilCydSple1.2, whole genome shotgun sequence DNA.
acacgtcatttttaattattcgttagcaatatcttccgattcacgaaagaaatttcagacgttcgggtaattctgtttacattactggcaacacaggatagcgctgtcacatttgacaattcggatctagataacttcatgccctgaccgtcatccttgtcgaacgcgtgttaattgttatttccttctcgctcagtgtcagcagtcgcagtgttttccaaacttaagtaagcttggtaattaatgtgtaactgtgaattagtttttcaaacgtttgtcttgtatagataaatacagtttaatttaataccttagatttgttttattttactatgtttctacatgaataacttaaatttaatgccgttaaaataattttcaccgttggttaaaattctcccacattttaaagtttgagaacctgtaaacagcatgatgacgtaggcccgtgtcagttaggtcatacgcgaatctcggaatagagtaccaggcggagtatattattataccatgaatattagTAGTTTTAAATTGTTGTACAATACAATTTTAGTGAGTCGCCACTTACGAGACATCTAGTATCAAGAAGctgtactgataattccgctactcgatgctagatgtcgactacgaaaataatagtctttttggtaccaaaactgatgtatggagtgagaactctattcttactatatttctctatgataacACCTAACGTCACTCGGCAGGaaactatgaaacttcccatacaacaaaATTTAGAAAACGTTGCAACCGACCCGGTCATAGTATCAAGGTGTCGCAGCATACCTTGACGTTGGGCAGCAGCAGCTGCGAGGCCCGCAGCGCGGCCACGACGCTCTCGCCGAGCCCGGCCGAGAACACCAGTACCGGCACCGCGCGCTCCGAGCTCCACGCCATCATCTTCTGTACTCCTAGCCTGAAAGCCAatcaaatgtgacgttatctatgaaaaggggccttattgtcgatggcgcttacgccattattaacgatgctcccatataaatacaatgccgcgcgacgctgtgcggcgtaaccgccatcgacaataaggtgccttttcatagataatgccccaaatatacattggggctgtccataaattacgtcatcgatttttgacctcccccccctaaaatcatccaaaaatcatgcttcgaatgaccccgtttcctcctacgtcatgttaccatcatccgatgtccagacccccccccccccctaatttgaaatgacgtaatttatgaatagccccattgCAGCTTCAGAtgcttaatatatttttctcaaaaatggacggcaaagtcgactttgccgtttaaaaaataggttgcgaagcgcgtagtttatggtcagtcaaaaattaaaaagttaaaaacattgcagtctcgattttgggactgcaatgttgcatacaaattccattatttgtcgagttccaaactttttaaaagttgaaatggccatatcaaatgaaggcacaggcccattaaacagccaaacagatgattagtaccgcgactatttagctgtctcaaataggttggcgtattttcggcagaaaagtacacttctatttttttattaaaaaaataaaaaggcgacaaagctaattttttcaattgtttctacttttttctgtgaaaatatatacgtaagaaagttgcttttgtaaaatatttctatgatatttatatttcttgcaccatttttgagaaaagcactatatatgactcggctggaaggctacttgctggcttcggattcaattaaacggactcccaaggtcgtccgtttaaaacgaatcctcagcctgcaagtagctacttccgagcctcgacaataatgtactattgtccATTACCGTAGGGGTTACGCTATAGCCTAAATGGGCTAGAGCCCGGGGCAGCGGGCTGCAAGAACCCTCGGCGGGACCCTCAATTTTGGGGGCAATGGCGGCAAAACTTTAAAGCCCAGAGCGAGCGCCAATaattttttaaaataggtacagtcactaTTAATGACAAAACGGACAAAATGAGGGGCAATACATCGAACCTCTTTAAAGTAATAGAgtattttcaataaactttcATAATACATAAACATCACTTTATGACTTTAGTATTCGTAGCGCGAGTTAGCACACTTatgattaataaaatattatcatggTCATTGTAAGTAATGTAAAGAGAAAGTAGAGAAACGTGGCAATGTCTAAAGAGTGTCTGAATAATGCCCTCAAGGTGAGACGCCAAGGTACACTACTCTTGCGCAAGCACTTTTGTACCAATTATTGTATCATGGATCCTAACTCGACCACGACATGATAATAATGATTGCGTAAATCCATAATTTTTAGCTTTAAGTGCTATTATTAAGTCCCACTTGAAAACTATACGGAACAAATTCATGGGATTTctggtacctactacctactaaaTAGCacctaaaaagtaatgaatttgtgcatttatcatttttttttatcgttatCATCATGTTGTGGTCGGGCTAAGGTTCCTGCCCCCGCCCGACCACAATGGTACTATGGCGGCACAATTTATTTCATACGATGTTTTTCAtattaatcaaattttaattgttaaaaCAGTTAGTAAAGGTCTAAAATCTGTCATACTGCCTGCCGCCCCACGACCCTGCCGCTGGCGGGCCGGCCGGGCCCCGGCAGGCGGGCGGCGGGGCGCCGGGGCCTCCAGTCCGCGTTGTAAAATCTACTCGACCAATTTAAGAAGCAACCGTTTCCATACATATTATTAGCAATCAGTTACCTTCTTAAGTCAGTCGGATTATCATTAATTACCTAACAAGTtctataatttatattataataatttatctgATAATCTGATATAAACAAGTGGGCATCTCAAAATGATTGAATATTATGATTCCtaaattatatattaaaaataaaataaccaacCTGAAGCAATCTCTCATTTTCATCCCGCTCTCGACTAGCTCGTTCCGCGGCAACTTGACTCCTCTGAAACAGGGATGCGAgagatatatgtaggtacaatgaCTTCTCGTATAAATCGCGAACTGCCATAGTAGGTAAGTGAAAAGGGGCGCTTCCACTAATAGTTCGGTCTGGTCTGGTCTATCACCTATTTTCTGGCCTCAGTGATTAAGGTGATCGACTGTCGATCACCTATTTTCTGGCGCAAGGCGCAAGAACCGTAAGTTTGAAGGTATATATGTGTCACGAAACAATGTTCATCGCCCGCAAAGAATATTCTCACCCCTCGCTACTTTCTTATCGCCTATGGTCAGAGAGACAGAAAGCCGTTTGAAAACAGCGGTTATATTCACAACACTTTTTGATCTatacgtaggtacatattacacTTGGTTATTTAAATACAGAACTTCTTTTTGAGTTCTGTATTTAAGAATAAAGGGTTACTGGCGTCACaggaagaacatttttttttgtatctacTATGTGACTCGACACCTTACTCAACAACTTACTTGAGTATGTCATGAGCCGCATGGTACCAATCAATCATATGCTTAATCTTTTCTTCTACGTTCATGTGGGGATCGGCTTCGATAGGTTTATAAATGCCCGACAGCCGTGTATATTCATCCTTATAGTGTTGTGGAATGGACGGGCATTCCCGAAACATACCTGGAATTATGTTCATAATCTACACCAGCCAACCATGAACATCGAAATTCTCGTTATCTGCCCCTCTGTCGTTATTgtgtattcgagcgatagaggcagataacgatatTTCGATTTTagatgttcgcggtaggccctcagtgtTGGCGTACAATTATCTCCGGTAGGTAATACCAATACCAATAAATCATGGTACGTACATGTGtgactataaataaataataataccataatagctcagttcttagtccatcgctttcacccaataacctagttcattttagattccatcaactctcaatagtccttacaccctggtgggtgctgcctctgcgtgcatcccatgacacgggcaagggcagccttcgctcggtgtaccccttacatttcattaaagtgtcaaaagggcctctacgtgttggcttcggctccgcgcacgccttccaaaggtccggaacaccattgttccgtgatgggatagacatacaaataataataaatcggAGTAAacttgtaaattttttttttatttatttatttttttttcctttaaaaaTTTTGGTGCCCAAGTGGCCATATTGCAGGCACGAAACAAGGTGTAATTCGGATTTGTTATtattgttatatatatttagaaAATTTACCAAAGCTGGTAAGCACAACTGTCCCATCATCCATTTTGTGGCGGGTGAGAGTGTGGTCAAAGTCTGTCACAATCTGCAGCTTCCTGTGCCCACCACTGATAAGTTTGTTGATCTTATCAATCAGCAGGGGTTTGTTGCCAATATGCACATTTGACCGTGTCAACTCTGGGATGTCAACTATATCCAGTAGTTTCATGTTTGTaaactgtaacaaaaaaaatactgttaatgttatttataaattaaagtaCTTAATGGTAAATTAAAGTACTTAATGGTAAAttaaagtaggtaattaaaatgtaatataatttctactttccattttcaatttatttttcattataacTAGATGTTGCCCGAAACTTTGTTTGCAGGATTTTTATGTTGGTTTGGTTGTTGTAATTCTACATTGCCACAAAAAATAGCAGTTTGGTTAATCATTTGACAACAGTAATTTCTCTGACAGTCTAGAAAGCCATTGTTTCTATGAAGTTTCTTCCAATCCCTCactcaaaaaaaaatgtttttatacaaagtttcaagttcatTTCAACCCTTAGAGGAAAAATTTTCAACATTATGCCTATTTATACAGGTCTCTCACTTAGTAATATTATTCAGACCTAGATTCATGCTAAAGCTTTAATTAACAATCATTACTTAAATTGGGCTGAATTATGATAATTATACTTGTCTGTTCTGTATTTAGTTATATGAAATTTGTCTGTGGTTGAATGAGTGGGTCATGACTATAGATCTAAAAACTAGCATATGTTATACAAAGTTTTatctaaaactaaaactaagaACATAATATTATGTTTGTGATGTCTTACTAAACCCTGTTAAGTGTTTTGTTAAATTAGGATCCAAAAAGTTGTTATTTTGATGTTATTTTTAAGACCTACTGTTGtacccagtggcgtagctagcatgggtggcacccggggcggaaattgtgggtgtcaccccaaaattcaatcaaaattgtaaaatatgtttaatattttacaattataaaattacgtttaatattccatagctcacaatttactccatcgctttcattttagattccatgaactctcaatagtccacaccctggcgggtgttgcctctgcgcgccttctatgacacgggcaaggacagcatccgctcggtgtaacccacatttcataagtgtcataagggcatctacatgttggcttgggctccgcgcatgcctcccaaaggtccgagtcatcattgtcccgtgaaagatatacaaataatttacgttaaaaaaaaaaactttttttgccaagtgcgcgatttgaaagagattctgtaaaatcccatttcactatgaatttcaaatagtccagagtcacccaattagaaacagtgacatagctgctcaattacagaaataatcacataataaaaaaaaacctttctgaataaaaaaacctacgaggcgccaacatattattgttacataccaggaaccccgagagattttaaccatgcatttctgaggccaaaataaggaaaatatactaaaagaatttacgtcaatttcgccaaaataaaattgtttttcgattttttgtacataaaatgtaaatgtatgtaaatttgtaaaactgtcacccaaaaataattttaacttttttttgtcaattacagaaataatcacataattaaaaaaaaaactttccaaagttgcgaaactttccacatgatatattctcgtttttcgatttttttgtacataaaatgtaaatgctataatttgtaaaactgtcacccaaaaataattttaacttttttttgtcaattacagaaataatcacatatgtaattaaaaaaaaaactttccaaagttgcgaaactttccacatgagaatttttCGGTAACttttgagaatgttctcgagaacgagaatttatttatttatcgtagtttataccatgaatattcacaatagtttaggtgtagtatccttacccccagaaaattccgacttttggtctaccgcttccggtcagaaaaatgtatgacggcccggccaaacggtcagacctaggtggggggtgctcgaccaaatgtcatagagggaccctggcagtttttgacgccgccatggttttttcaatatggccgactttttttttaattttttcaagtttgtcctagcgcgctgaaattttggtcacggaatctcggagtCCTCTAAATACccatgaaaaatttttttttggaaaaatgctacaattgcgggaaaactggccacttttattttgtatggcaacttttaatcggtgcgtgataggtgggaggtgctcgaccaaatgtcatagagggccccgagacaaaacaaccTGCATtaaaaaatggccgacttttttttattttttcaagttggtccgagcgcgctgaggtttggcatggcgggagatagaggcctctagattcctatgacaaaaatttttttttgaaaaaatccaagatggcggaacaataatttccatgttgcaggaatgttctgagaacaatctcgagaacgtttccgctttttgggaatgttctgcaatttgtacattgctatgctggtggtactggactatgaagctaggcgaattccaaaacagtttataggacattttagtctttaaatatgatcaggaatattctgttaaaatctctcgggttcctcatgcgggcatgttgtatattatttccttaatggcggttgtgcaatctgccacagttttacgattttttatagatggcactactgattttcacggtcgggtgtcaccccccaaatgggcgacacccggggcgggccgcccccgccgcccccccctagctacgccactggttgtacctacctatgtttaacaaataaataatttggaattTGAGATTTCATATTTAGAatgtttctattttttttctgtataaAATCTCAACAATTTCACATACAAAATGATATCTTTGTATCCTGTctacacgaaaatgataccaagcCCTAGTAGGTGCCCTAAATCAATGAGTAACAAAATGGTAAATGTGTAATCCTACTATTTTACATCCACCCCTCCCCAAACCCAGAGGGGGGATTAGATTTCCAATGACATCTGGAAATGGTCACCAGGAAACTTCCAAGATATGGTAAATATCTTATATCTTTAACATGGAAAGCACATTTGGTTACTGAGAGACCACGCTACTATGAATGTCGACTGTGAAAACAAATGACTTTTATAGCATTATAGCACCATTATAAATAACTACTAGAGATGGCTAAGGGATGTCCCTTTACTACTTATCTACGACGAAGTTACGGTTTGATCAtctaataaagatttttttactcaCAAAAACAATTTCAATCTTGTAACAAAATTATAATTCCGAATTCAAGGTCTTTATTATACTACCTTAAAAATGCTATTGCAAgcacttaaaactttatgaaaaatatgtcgtctaatttttacaaaaattaaCTATACTTTTATTTAGAAAATCACGAATACAATTATTAGAGAAAATAAATAGCTGAATCGAGTGCACAGTTGACACCGTATTCAACATCAGCAAACTGACAACTTGACAAGTGACAACTCTACAGGGTTACCaactccaatttttttttacccctAGAGCTCAACTTAAAAACCCCTAAAACTGTACTATTATTTTGGAAAACCCACTaagtttaattaattctttatttatacattttccagAATTTTGTACATTATTATGATTTTCAACCGGTTCGACATTTTTGTGATCATACATACATATGAACGTTATAGAtgatcaagcaaatcttgtcagtagagaaggcgcaaaattcaaattttctatgagacgatatcccttcgcgcctacatttttcaaatatgccgcctttttctactctaAAAAAACCGTAGCTGGTTTATTTCCCCCTAAATTTAGTGATAAAACCACTAAGTTGGCATCCCTGCaactctatatattttttttttcgtcaagACAACTCTATAGTGCAAACAGTAGTAAGCTGTCAGACGGGCGTACACGACAGTGACCTTAAAgccataacacactatcgcaccgcactgCGACGTTGGTGCGGttgcttagaggatataaccaacggagacgctatgtctaaaattttcggtacaaagtagtctgccgttttttgcgggggaggggcacatcaaatgtataggtacgtcatgtcagataaacgtcagtccatacatatggttgacacgtggttgaccattggccgcctattttcgacagaggggaacgcctgttaatggcggctccattgttaattactccgagtgcggttggtgcgtcgcacccataagtgagagcgagaaacagatatctctttctctgATTCCAATAATATAATAAGGCTGTCCGTGTCCGTGGTGATCCAGCGTGGAAATGCTGCGAGCatcatgggcacctttgcaccgggAACAGCAGGGAGcagattgtttttttaaatttatagttttaatttttatttgtaagtgtaagttgtaatttgtattattatgattattcttattataatttaaaatataaaataaatacctacgctgTAGGAAAAGGTGAAAACTGAAACACTTTAGTTAACTTGCTGAATATAtagaaatttaataatatatttttttaatttttctctcTTGTCATGAAGCTATACAACTGTACAAGTTTTACAATTTACTACACTTAATTAAACAACAGTAAGACTTAATAAACATACATTTGGGAAGTAAAGAACTGTTGTGGTGTTGTGGATGTGAGATCTTAGTAAAGTACGACGGTCCCATTACAATAGAAATCAATAATAACATAGCAACCAAGCTCTTGCAACTACgaagaaaagaaaaaacaaaaacaaacaggtttaTTTCTAAACGTTACCCGAACTGcaggcctagcacatgattagcgcaacagtatctcgcggcgagatagactacccgtctttttctcactatgttaacaaaagagggacgcgtagtctatctcgccgcgagatactgacGGGCCAATCATGTGCGAGCCCGGCTTCTAGTGCAAATTTATTCATACCTGTGAAGTAGCGTTAATTTTTTGTTGATTATATTTTGGCATATATTTCACATACGGTGCGTAACATAAATCACACGGACGTCAGCTTGTTTCAATTCTAATACAACAACTAAACAACAAAAACGTAAGTGAACTATAAGTtataaccaatgatttaattTATTCGACATAATATTGTACAAAATGTACTAACTTAatctaataattaatattttaaacttatattatGCACACTCGTATCATACAGGATTACAGGCACAAAAAAATTGTCCGCAACTCATTGTGattataggtaataaaaacaatcataattatatttactatggtattaaagcctgacaacagtttatttgaccctcgccattttgcggattttcaatggtactaatttcttttactggcaacaagtactctttgacaacgaacgttggatgtcatcgaatgtcaccgatgtaaacaaacggaaaatatctacgaatatattcaaatataaacggttttattacaaaaatgccaaaaaaatttaccaaagatgcgaaaaaattgtagtgaatgcaatcaaatacttacagcttaaaaaagacgaaggattacatagcattccaatcactgacttaatattagaaatagacacacagagcggaacaaaaacgtcaacaaaatgtgggtcagaatgacagtagcggcaaatttgcattgatgattgattgaaatttgcttacgtaaattttgagtcaagataaatgttttgtacggaaaagaacttactgtcgtaagcattaagtgtcaaatttgtaaacattagtaccaacactgttaaaactttaagtccgatggcactaaacgtaacttcacctttgtatttacgtcaaacaacgtcaaatgagaataatgaacgaatggagtcactttggtacattttaacccgtggagcgccctaaacagacacgtgtgctggtaactagtataggagttccatactggggcgctccaggggttaataggtattactgtacagaaaaaccaaagtaataaatgaatcaatttaatttgatcgggagttcaaataaaattaattcatggtaacaacccgtttaagttacataaaacaaatttatttttaataagtaagtatatataggtacgtctttaaatactattttccttgaaataaattcaacttattaaataactgtgtattttagatctacataatcttcgcactttcgttctttgcaatatagtgcacgggaatattcaggtcgctactggtactgattggttatggtctttatcaagaaattcctgtggttgtcactgtgttcagacaggtttaacatttacagttagtcgatgtaagcccttattggtcgtgtatatgtcggaaacagggaaatgcgccgaacacacaagtgccgttttgccttgtttaaaactgcatcacccctatctcttgctataatagcagtacACTcagcacgtcgcataggttttcttggaaatcttgaatttaaacataatattatatcttacgaattccatataaaaataaaaaaagtattgacctcacatctactcattagatttttgttccttcacatcccttctttggtactaacaaaataatttatacaaaaccatgaaattaccaccagattacataaattatgtaatgctatccaaagaactaaccgaaagaaatacattccaagctttttccttattttatcattgttatttttgcatattttgacGACCATTttacattgttgacaacttcacatttgagcggtctataccaaagaatataatactcactaggagaagaacgataactccatacaaaaaaatgtccctttcaaaag
It encodes the following:
- the LOC134806873 gene encoding 7-methylguanosine phosphate-specific 5'-nucleotidase, whose protein sequence is MKLLDIVDIPELTRSNVHIGNKPLLIDKINKLISGGHRKLQIVTDFDHTLTRHKMDDGTVVLTSFGMFRECPSIPQHYKDEYTRLSGIYKPIEADPHMNVEEKIKHMIDWYHAAHDILKGVKLPRNELVESGMKMRDCFRLGVQKMMAWSSERAVPVLVFSAGLGESVVAALRASQLLLPNVKVVSNFLATDENDAIIGIKGEVIHTYNKNETAIKGTEYYDLVKDRDNVILMGDNIGDAGMAEGMDHCDTVIKVGFLGHGADNLPNYLKHFDIVLVDEHSVDLVNAILKHVL